A window of the Linepithema humile isolate Giens D197 chromosome 4, Lhum_UNIL_v1.0, whole genome shotgun sequence genome harbors these coding sequences:
- the LOC105670224 gene encoding uncharacterized protein isoform X4 codes for MGIGVAIAVISALTLLAAASSFLPHILKTPKHSRILGSLQLLAAVMISGGLVMYPIGWDNREVRESCGKSANVYNLDVTTTTTTTTTTATTAATTDWNRYWKFPHFRKRVPAAFYRALNELQPFRDFTKPVETYGSCNFAGCAIHVSLGRLVPDFPVISRRARNDLIRHQRSGDLPFNTRGIVIDLLRT; via the exons ATGGGAATTGGCGTCGCGATCGCAGTGATTAGCGCACTAACGCTTTTGGCAGCTGCATCATCATTCCTCCCACACATCCTGAAGACGCCGAAACACTCGAGGATTCTAGGTTCCTTGCAATTGCTTGCTG cAGTGATGATAAGCGGCGGTCTCGTCATGTATCCAATAGGCTGGGACAATCGGGAGGTACGCGAGTCCTGCGGGAAGAGTGCCAACGTTTACAATCTCG ACGTAACGacaacaacgacgacgacgacgacgacggcgacgacggcggcgacgactGACTGGAATCGGTACTGGAAGTTTCCGCATTTTCGCAAGCGAGTTCCCGCAGCGTTTTACCGAGCACTCAACGAGCTGCAGCCATTCCGGGACTTTACTAAACCAGTCGAGACTTATGGCTCTTGTAACTTCGCGGGGTGCGCAATCCACGTCTCGCTCGGACGGCTAGTTCCTGATTTCCCCGTAATTTCCCGCCGTGCTCGTAACGATCTGATTCGACATCAGCGATCCGGCGATTTGCCTTTCAATACCCGGGGGATTGTTATTGATTTGCTGCGAACTTGA